A stretch of the Flavobacterium aquiphilum genome encodes the following:
- a CDS encoding AMP-dependent synthetase/ligase — translation MITITRLFDFPYYQLENYNKSDALVTKQNDVWVKTSTQEYLDKANTISRALLRMGIQKDDKIAIISSNNRTEWNIMDIGILQTGAQNVPIYPTISHEDYEYILNHSESIYVFVSDIEVLEKVNCIKANVPSLKDVFSFNEIEGCKNWTELLKLGEDKSNQDTVEERKNSVKTDDLATIIYTSGTTGRPKGVMLSHQNVVSNVLNSAPRIPFEAGKSVALSFLPICHIFERMILYLYQYYGVSVYFGESIDKISANIKEVKPTVITAVPRLLEKVYDSIFAKGSELKGIKKMLFFWAINLGLRYEPYGANGFWYEFQLKIARKLIFSKWKEGLGGNLELMVSGSAALQKRLARIFAAANIPVVEGYGLTETSPVISVNDMRNRGFKVGTVGKVIDNVEVKIAEDGEILCKGPNVMMGYYKDPEKTAEAIINGYFHTGDIGNIDENGFLSITDRKKEMFKTSGGKYIAPQIIENTMKQSRFIEQIMVIGDGEKMPGAFIQPSFDFVKEWAKLHSIQLGSTNKEIISNPKVIERIQQEVDTLNEKFGNWEQIKRFELTPDVWSINGGHLTPTLKLRRKIILEIYKDLYEKIYGHSL, via the coding sequence ACCATTTCTAGGGCATTGCTGCGAATGGGCATTCAAAAAGACGATAAAATTGCTATCATTTCAAGCAATAACAGAACGGAGTGGAATATCATGGATATTGGTATTTTACAAACTGGTGCCCAAAACGTTCCGATCTATCCAACTATTTCACATGAAGATTACGAATACATTCTAAATCACTCTGAATCCATTTATGTTTTTGTTTCAGATATTGAGGTGTTGGAGAAAGTTAATTGCATAAAAGCCAATGTTCCTTCCCTGAAAGATGTTTTTTCGTTCAATGAAATAGAAGGTTGTAAAAACTGGACTGAATTGTTGAAACTGGGCGAAGACAAAAGCAATCAAGATACTGTTGAAGAAAGAAAAAACAGCGTAAAAACAGACGATCTGGCCACCATCATTTACACATCGGGGACTACAGGACGACCAAAAGGTGTTATGTTATCGCATCAAAATGTGGTTTCAAATGTACTTAACAGTGCGCCAAGAATCCCTTTTGAAGCAGGAAAAAGCGTCGCATTGAGCTTCCTTCCTATCTGTCATATTTTCGAAAGAATGATTTTGTATTTGTACCAATATTATGGCGTTTCGGTATATTTTGGCGAATCAATAGACAAAATCAGCGCTAACATAAAGGAGGTAAAACCAACCGTTATCACTGCCGTTCCAAGGCTTTTGGAGAAAGTATATGACAGTATTTTTGCAAAAGGAAGCGAATTGAAAGGAATCAAAAAAATGCTTTTCTTTTGGGCCATCAATTTAGGGCTGCGTTATGAACCTTATGGAGCCAATGGATTTTGGTATGAATTCCAATTGAAAATTGCCCGAAAATTAATTTTCAGCAAATGGAAAGAAGGTTTGGGAGGTAATCTTGAGCTGATGGTTTCGGGAAGTGCCGCTTTACAAAAAAGATTGGCACGTATTTTTGCAGCCGCCAATATTCCGGTTGTAGAAGGTTACGGATTGACCGAAACCTCGCCTGTTATCTCCGTAAACGATATGAGAAACAGAGGCTTCAAAGTAGGAACCGTTGGAAAAGTAATTGACAATGTGGAAGTAAAAATCGCCGAAGATGGTGAAATACTTTGCAAAGGTCCTAATGTTATGATGGGCTACTACAAAGATCCTGAAAAAACAGCAGAAGCTATCATTAATGGCTATTTCCACACGGGAGATATTGGTAATATTGACGAAAACGGCTTTTTATCCATTACCGACCGCAAAAAAGAAATGTTCAAAACCTCGGGAGGAAAATACATTGCCCCGCAAATCATCGAAAATACCATGAAACAATCCCGCTTTATCGAGCAGATCATGGTGATTGGTGATGGTGAAAAAATGCCGGGAGCATTTATTCAGCCGAGTTTTGATTTTGTGAAAGAATGGGCAAAATTGCATTCCATTCAATTGGGATCGACCAACAAAGAGATTATTTCCAATCCGAAAGTAATCGAAAGAATCCAACAAGAGGTAGATACTTTGAACGAAAAATTCGGGAATTGGGAACAAATAAAACGTTTCGAATTAACACCGGATGTTTGGTCAATAAATGGCGGTCACCTTACCCCAACCCTAAAACTAAGACGAAAAATTATATTGGAGATTTACAAAGATCTTTATGAAAAGATTTATGGACATTCGCTGTAA